One region of Candidatus Margulisiibacteriota bacterium genomic DNA includes:
- a CDS encoding DNA lyase: MRLWSLHPGYLDSKGLVALWREGLLAQNVLQGNTKSYKNHPQLIRFKHAKDPVGAIASFLRGVADEADIRGYRFNRRKIVNQVYSGKILVTSGQVDYEFNRLLGKLKDRAPSLYEQLKMINRIETHPLFKKITGDVEPWEVIKH, from the coding sequence ATGAGACTTTGGTCATTACATCCCGGATATCTGGATTCTAAGGGCTTAGTTGCGCTCTGGAGGGAAGGACTACTTGCTCAAAATGTTTTGCAGGGTAACACAAAAAGTTATAAGAATCATCCTCAACTAATAAGATTTAAGCATGCCAAAGACCCGGTTGGCGCTATTGCCAGTTTTTTGAGGGGTGTTGCTGACGAGGCTGATATTAGAGGGTACAGGTTCAATCGAAGGAAGATTGTAAATCAAGTATATTCAGGAAAAATACTGGTAACAAGCGGGCAGGTCGACTACGAATTCAATCGTCTGTTGGGGAAATTAAAAGACAGGGCGCCCTCGTTATATGAACAGCTAAAAATGATTAACCGTATAGAGACTCATCCGCTATTCAAAAAAATAACCGGGGACGTTGAGCCTTGGGAAGTAATTAAGCATTGA
- the pabB gene encoding aminodeoxychorismate synthase component I: protein MIYTKLSSGHIRHLLSSKLSMPYVFLETAATSNQETHSYLFSELHDVIAYDGSYEPSELFDRMEEYLDKGFWICGSFDYEFGYFLEPTLRPLVNEASAPYTWIGVWKAPQIISHSSDSPAEANHTNPLSSQLPAEVFALKDITPSISREEYSEGIARIKEYLHKGHTYQINYTFKLDFDFSGSILEFYLRLRQNQPTSYLALINTGEASIVSLSPELFFRINNGIITAKPMKGTIKRGVTEAEEQRQRHQLSTCPKTQAENVMIVDLLRNDLGRIAKNVTVSELFSIEQYKTLYQMTSTIEASLKKNISLKDIFTAVFPCGSVTGAPKIKSMQIIKELEKEPRGIYTGAIGYIAPDRESCFNVAIRTITVKAGKGSMGIGGGIVADSIEATEYEEALLKSNFLVSLKPTFGLLESILREKDTGYYLLDLHLKRLISSSSYFGFSLDIEKIKHELSHITISNDMDYKVRLIVTNGVITIEKAPLSPITGPVKVKISETAIDPDNIFLYHKTTNRYFYNQEQEKAGREGFFEVIFFNTRGELTEGTITNIFIQKSEQLYTPPIRCGILDGVLRQSLIKENQAIEKILSIEDLKTADKIFVGNSVRKLIEADVIL, encoded by the coding sequence ATGATATACACGAAATTAAGCTCAGGCCATATTCGGCATCTGCTAAGCAGCAAACTGTCTATGCCCTATGTTTTTCTTGAGACCGCCGCAACCAGCAATCAGGAAACCCATTCATATCTTTTCTCCGAACTACACGACGTAATCGCATATGATGGCAGTTACGAACCAAGTGAGCTCTTTGACAGGATGGAAGAATATCTCGATAAAGGGTTCTGGATCTGCGGATCATTTGATTATGAATTCGGATATTTCCTGGAACCCACGCTTCGTCCATTAGTAAATGAGGCTTCAGCGCCCTATACCTGGATCGGGGTCTGGAAAGCGCCCCAAATCATCAGTCACTCAAGCGATTCACCAGCCGAAGCTAACCATACCAATCCCCTGAGCTCACAGCTGCCTGCCGAAGTTTTTGCTCTGAAGGACATAACCCCCTCGATCAGCAGAGAAGAATACTCGGAAGGTATTGCTAGAATCAAAGAGTATCTTCATAAGGGACATACCTATCAGATCAATTATACTTTCAAGCTGGATTTTGATTTTTCCGGGAGTATCCTTGAGTTCTATCTTAGGTTACGACAAAACCAGCCGACATCGTACCTTGCGCTGATTAATACCGGAGAGGCTTCGATTGTATCCCTCTCACCGGAACTATTCTTCCGCATAAATAACGGTATAATTACCGCAAAACCTATGAAAGGAACTATTAAGCGAGGCGTGACCGAGGCCGAGGAACAACGGCAACGACATCAGCTGTCTACCTGCCCCAAAACCCAGGCAGAAAATGTCATGATAGTCGATCTCCTCAGAAACGATCTCGGCCGGATCGCAAAAAACGTTACAGTATCTGAGCTCTTCTCTATTGAACAATACAAAACACTCTACCAGATGACCTCGACAATTGAAGCTTCATTAAAAAAAAACATATCACTCAAAGACATTTTTACAGCAGTATTTCCTTGCGGTTCAGTTACCGGTGCACCCAAAATAAAATCGATGCAGATAATAAAAGAATTAGAAAAAGAACCGCGGGGTATCTATACCGGGGCTATCGGATACATAGCTCCCGATCGTGAATCTTGCTTTAACGTCGCCATCAGAACTATTACCGTTAAAGCAGGGAAAGGCTCAATGGGTATCGGAGGCGGCATCGTTGCAGACTCTATCGAAGCGACCGAATATGAAGAAGCGCTCCTCAAATCAAATTTCCTCGTATCGCTAAAGCCCACGTTTGGTCTCTTAGAAAGCATACTCCGGGAAAAAGACACAGGCTATTATCTCTTAGACCTCCACCTGAAAAGATTAATCTCGTCAAGCTCTTACTTCGGCTTTTCGTTAGATATAGAGAAAATCAAGCACGAACTATCCCATATCACAATAAGTAATGATATGGACTATAAGGTCAGGCTCATAGTGACAAACGGTGTTATTACCATTGAGAAAGCCCCCCTATCCCCCATTACAGGACCGGTAAAGGTTAAGATAAGCGAGACTGCAATCGACCCTGACAATATATTCCTCTATCACAAAACCACAAACAGGTATTTCTATAACCAGGAACAGGAGAAAGCTGGCAGGGAAGGATTCTTCGAGGTTATTTTTTTTAATACCAGGGGGGAATTAACTGAAGGAACAATAACAAATATATTCATCCAAAAGTCGGAACAGCTCTATACCCCGCCAATCAGGTGCGGCATATTAGACGGAGTACTGAGGCAATCACTCATTAAAGAAAACCAAGCTATAGAAAAAATTCTTTCCATAGAAGACCTCAAAACCGCTGATAAAATTTTTGTTGGAAATTCTGTAAGGAAACTAATCGAAGCAGACGTTATACTTTGA
- a CDS encoding 3-isopropylmalate dehydratase large subunit (catalyzes the isomerization between 2-isopropylmalate and 3-isopropylmalate in leucine biosynthesis) yields the protein MKSNQNSVKVRVMGRTIIQKIFDSHLEKVVEEGKVAIVNVDALMAQDGSAGIVIDMFNQLRVPLHDKNNNYFVIDHSTPSPLLGVSMIHNKIRHFAQAHQIKLFDVGCGICHQIMIESGIICPGGLIVGGESHSCMYGALNALGLGVGASDLAAVMATGKLWSFVPETLFVELRGSFSPGVSVRDLIFHLISIFKVDYAHLRDFAIEYGGTALEEFNMASRTAICNMANEMGGVTALMPFDKQTEYWTRKYVKTHFCPVDPDPDADYIEKLVVNLEEVKNMVAMPHSPDNIDYISKLKNVRVDQAIIGTCASGQIEDYESAAQILRGKKSLVRLLIVPSSRKILKELIRRGIIDIFLDAGATILPPGCGPCVGTHMGIVASGEVVISTSNRNYQGIMGSKDSSVYLASPETVAASAIAGKITKAIDVFEG from the coding sequence ATGAAGAGCAATCAAAATAGTGTTAAGGTTAGGGTTATGGGAAGAACAATAATTCAAAAAATATTTGATAGTCACCTGGAAAAAGTTGTCGAAGAAGGTAAGGTTGCTATTGTTAATGTCGATGCCTTAATGGCTCAAGACGGTTCGGCAGGTATCGTTATTGATATGTTTAATCAATTGCGTGTTCCGTTACATGACAAGAATAATAACTATTTCGTTATTGATCACAGTACGCCTTCTCCATTACTCGGCGTATCAATGATCCATAATAAGATAAGGCATTTCGCGCAGGCCCATCAAATAAAATTATTTGACGTGGGGTGTGGGATTTGTCATCAGATTATGATCGAAAGCGGGATTATCTGCCCTGGCGGGCTTATTGTCGGCGGGGAGTCACATTCCTGCATGTATGGTGCTTTGAACGCGCTTGGATTAGGTGTTGGCGCTTCGGACCTTGCTGCAGTTATGGCTACCGGCAAGTTATGGAGCTTTGTTCCGGAGACGTTGTTTGTCGAATTGAGAGGTAGTTTTTCTCCCGGCGTTTCAGTCAGGGACCTTATTTTTCACCTTATTTCAATTTTTAAAGTTGATTACGCGCATTTGAGAGATTTTGCTATAGAATACGGAGGAACTGCACTCGAAGAGTTCAATATGGCGTCACGTACTGCTATATGCAATATGGCAAACGAAATGGGTGGAGTTACGGCATTAATGCCCTTTGATAAGCAGACTGAATACTGGACAAGGAAATATGTCAAAACTCATTTTTGTCCGGTTGATCCGGACCCGGATGCAGATTATATCGAAAAGCTTGTGGTTAATCTTGAGGAAGTAAAGAATATGGTTGCTATGCCTCATAGCCCTGATAACATTGATTACATTAGCAAACTGAAAAATGTTAGAGTTGATCAGGCTATTATCGGTACCTGTGCATCCGGGCAAATAGAAGATTATGAGAGTGCAGCACAGATCCTGCGTGGAAAGAAATCTCTGGTCCGGTTGTTAATTGTTCCGTCTTCAAGAAAGATATTAAAAGAACTTATCAGGAGAGGCATAATTGATATTTTTCTTGATGCCGGTGCGACAATATTACCTCCTGGCTGCGGGCCTTGTGTTGGTACCCATATGGGCATTGTTGCTTCCGGAGAAGTTGTTATTTCGACGTCTAACAGGAATTATCAGGGAATTATGGGCAGCAAAGATTCGAGCGTGTACCTGGCATCTCCGGAAACTGTGGCAGCAAGTGCAATAGCCGGGAAAATTACTAAAGCTATAGATGTTTTTGAGGGCTGA
- a CDS encoding 3-isopropylmalate dehydratase encodes MKIKGTVYKLEKIEDDVNCDYIISGKYKFQSEDKSFLAKHIFEDIEPGINDKITRGDFLVGGYNFGCGSTREQALQALLAAGIKVIIAKSFAHTFYRNAFNNGFLLIECNTDYMETKDEIEIDLKNNFLRNINKQLGIKMVPIEPAILKIYYDGGIINHLKKNKGRYNL; translated from the coding sequence ATGAAAATAAAAGGAACTGTTTATAAATTAGAAAAAATTGAAGATGATGTTAATTGTGATTATATAATATCAGGAAAATACAAGTTTCAGTCAGAAGATAAAAGTTTTTTGGCAAAACATATTTTTGAAGATATCGAGCCGGGAATTAATGACAAAATAACCAGGGGAGATTTCCTGGTCGGCGGCTATAATTTCGGATGCGGGTCGACACGGGAACAGGCATTGCAGGCTCTATTGGCAGCCGGAATAAAAGTCATAATTGCCAAATCATTTGCTCATACGTTTTATCGTAATGCTTTTAATAACGGTTTTCTGCTTATCGAATGTAATACTGATTACATGGAAACGAAAGATGAGATCGAGATAGATTTGAAGAATAATTTTCTTAGGAATATTAATAAGCAATTAGGCATAAAAATGGTGCCTATCGAACCTGCTATTTTAAAGATATATTATGATGGCGGGATTATTAACCATCTCAAAAAAAACAAAGGCCGTTATAATCTCTGA
- a CDS encoding glycosyltransferase, translating into MTVSNAYNYELSVFIPARDESASLQKVLKKIESAFESLNLKSGEIIFVDDGSTDDSARILKDLKSSYKLKIVTHKKSLGLTAAMKSGFSVAEGEYLIFLPGDLESDPESDIPILYSKLQEGFDVVSGYRQGRKDGKVLASRVYNFVSRKLFHLDLHDMNWIKGFRLEVLRDIELRSDWHRFIIMIAADMGYSVAEVPVSWHPRIGGRSKFGFLRIPISFFDVLALKFLLMFRKKPMLFYGTVAFSMLFGGVMIGIVLVSLWLLKGVQIRPFLQLAFFLLLSGMFILMVGFLAEQIASLQDRVDKLCKSCEDRCPK; encoded by the coding sequence ATGACTGTTTCCAATGCCTATAATTACGAATTGTCCGTGTTCATTCCTGCCAGGGATGAATCTGCATCTCTTCAGAAAGTCCTTAAAAAGATTGAGTCGGCTTTTGAGTCCTTAAACTTGAAGTCGGGCGAAATTATTTTTGTCGATGATGGAAGTACGGATGATTCTGCGCGAATATTAAAAGACCTGAAAAGTTCTTATAAGCTCAAAATTGTTACCCACAAAAAAAGCCTGGGCCTGACAGCTGCCATGAAATCAGGGTTCAGTGTTGCTGAAGGGGAGTATCTTATTTTTTTGCCGGGCGATCTGGAATCAGATCCTGAATCGGATATTCCCATTTTATATTCTAAGCTGCAGGAAGGCTTTGACGTTGTTTCCGGGTACCGGCAGGGACGCAAAGACGGTAAAGTGCTTGCCTCTAGAGTCTATAACTTTGTTTCTCGAAAACTTTTTCATTTGGACCTTCATGATATGAACTGGATTAAGGGGTTCCGGCTGGAGGTCCTGAGGGATATTGAACTGCGGTCTGACTGGCACCGCTTTATTATTATGATAGCTGCCGATATGGGGTATTCCGTTGCCGAGGTCCCGGTTTCCTGGCATCCAAGGATTGGCGGCAGGTCTAAGTTCGGTTTTTTGCGTATACCTATTTCTTTTTTTGATGTGCTAGCCCTCAAGTTTTTACTTATGTTCCGTAAAAAACCAATGCTATTTTATGGAACTGTGGCGTTCAGTATGCTGTTCGGTGGCGTTATGATCGGGATAGTGCTTGTCAGCCTGTGGTTGCTTAAAGGCGTACAGATACGGCCGTTTTTACAGTTGGCTTTTTTTTTGCTGCTTTCCGGGATGTTTATTTTGATGGTTGGGTTTTTAGCGGAGCAGATCGCTTCACTTCAGGACCGGGTGGACAAACTCTGCAAATCATGTGAAGATCGCTGTCCTAAATGA